From the genome of Streptomyces sp. NBC_01260, one region includes:
- a CDS encoding sensor histidine kinase: protein MTTTVFAVLGSGLLLLNWLSARQLLKDNRYRIDPASVLAPAQTAPSPTATPQGPSIPAALTSPAERFEDFQHTVLSDLLLRSLLLLAVFTALAGLLAWWGSSRSLHRLSQVTAAARRISTGSTLDERLGLTGPHDEVRELGDTFDTMLDRLDRSFTAQRRFTSHASHELRTPLTLQRTALEIPLAQGRVPADLRPAVQRALDANARSEQLIAALLTLARGESAQLTPQPVDLKDAARDALADLADEARTAGIRITADPEPAPVTGDPSLLRQIALNLLANAVRHNHRDGTATVTTGTLGGLAFIEVGNTGPVLDPDEIPALFEPFQRGREHRSDGTGLGLAVVRAITLTHHGELTATPRPGGGLTVRVELPATPESPHVPPR, encoded by the coding sequence ATGACCACGACGGTCTTCGCAGTCCTGGGCAGCGGACTGCTCCTGCTGAACTGGCTGAGCGCCCGCCAACTCCTGAAAGACAACCGCTACCGCATCGATCCCGCGAGCGTGCTCGCTCCCGCCCAGACGGCGCCGAGCCCCACCGCCACCCCGCAAGGCCCCTCGATCCCCGCCGCACTCACCAGTCCCGCCGAGCGCTTCGAGGACTTTCAGCACACCGTCCTCAGTGATCTGCTGCTGCGCTCCCTGCTCCTGCTCGCCGTCTTCACCGCACTCGCCGGGCTGCTCGCCTGGTGGGGCAGCAGCCGCTCACTGCACCGCCTCAGCCAGGTCACTGCTGCGGCCCGGCGGATCAGTACCGGCAGCACCCTGGACGAACGGCTCGGCCTGACCGGCCCGCACGACGAGGTCCGCGAACTCGGCGACACCTTCGACACCATGCTCGACCGCCTGGACCGCAGCTTCACCGCCCAGCGCCGCTTCACCTCCCACGCCTCGCACGAACTGCGCACCCCGCTCACCCTCCAGCGCACCGCCCTGGAGATCCCACTCGCCCAAGGCCGGGTCCCGGCCGACCTGAGACCCGCCGTCCAGCGTGCGCTGGACGCCAACGCCCGCAGTGAACAGCTGATCGCGGCACTGCTGACACTGGCACGTGGCGAGAGCGCACAGCTGACGCCGCAACCGGTCGACCTCAAGGACGCCGCCAGGGACGCCTTGGCGGACCTGGCCGACGAGGCCCGGACGGCAGGCATCCGGATCACCGCAGACCCGGAGCCCGCCCCGGTCACGGGCGACCCCTCACTGCTCCGGCAGATCGCACTGAACCTGCTCGCCAACGCTGTGCGGCACAACCACCGCGACGGCACGGCGACGGTGACCACCGGCACCCTCGGCGGCCTTGCCTTCATCGAAGTCGGCAACACCGGCCCGGTATTGGACCCGGACGAAATCCCCGCCCTCTTCGAACCGTTCCAGCGCGGTCGGGAACACCGCAGCGACGGGACCGGGCTGGGACTGGCCGTGGTCCGGGCGATCACCCTGACCCACCACGGCGAGCTCACCGCCACCCCACGCCCCGGCGGCGGCCTCACCGTCCGAGTCGAACTGCCCGCCACACCGGAGTCACCGCACGTACCACCACGCTGA
- a CDS encoding NAD(P)/FAD-dependent oxidoreductase produces MTRVAMIGGGIGGLAAALFLARRGHTVTVLERDDRRPGPDLDADFFDWRRPGVPQANQPHGLLAPVRTVLRAETPDVYDAVLRLGAIERNEFEWFAEPPPGRPGDEDLVTLQTRRIVLEAALHDAVHREPGIDMRLGEAAEGLVLDRHGEVPRVTGVRSASGRHDADLVVDAGGRRSPVTGWLSGAGCRDAVVENHRIGIAYVCRWYRLRPDGPRNPGRVKAGSVAAFAVGGVFPSDNGTFAVSLTVSTADPTRGALRDPAVFERVARTFPAVAAWLDLRPEAISGVLAMGGLDNRWTGLADASGPVVTGLVGIGDAVTYTNPTMGQGVALALRAAQWVARQAGTAGDEPASFAADYHRWTEQALRPWFDIQVAMDRANEAQLRSPARASAQPPTAVAREKAALSACSWDDPVVMRARARIRHLVLPADQAYGTEEVRARLACWLADHPDFTPGFDGPAREEWESAVRRTETATVPGRAPSR; encoded by the coding sequence TTGACACGGGTTGCGATGATCGGCGGGGGGATCGGCGGTCTGGCCGCCGCGTTGTTCCTGGCGCGTCGGGGGCATACGGTCACCGTGCTGGAGCGGGACGACCGCCGGCCGGGGCCCGATCTCGACGCGGACTTCTTCGACTGGCGCCGTCCCGGAGTGCCGCAGGCGAATCAGCCGCACGGTCTGCTGGCGCCGGTCCGTACCGTGCTGCGGGCCGAGACCCCGGACGTGTACGACGCGGTACTGCGCCTGGGGGCCATCGAGCGCAACGAGTTCGAGTGGTTCGCCGAGCCTCCGCCCGGCCGGCCCGGGGACGAGGACCTGGTCACGCTCCAGACCCGCCGCATCGTCCTCGAAGCCGCCCTGCACGACGCGGTGCACCGCGAACCGGGGATCGACATGCGGCTCGGGGAGGCCGCCGAAGGGCTCGTCCTCGACCGGCACGGCGAGGTCCCTCGGGTCACGGGGGTGCGGTCCGCGTCGGGGCGCCACGACGCGGATCTGGTGGTCGACGCCGGCGGGCGACGCTCCCCGGTGACGGGCTGGCTGTCCGGGGCGGGCTGCCGGGACGCGGTCGTGGAGAACCACCGCATCGGGATCGCGTACGTCTGCCGCTGGTACCGGCTGCGCCCGGACGGGCCGCGCAACCCGGGGCGGGTCAAGGCGGGGTCGGTGGCGGCCTTCGCGGTCGGCGGGGTGTTCCCCTCGGACAACGGCACCTTCGCGGTGTCCCTGACCGTGTCCACCGCCGACCCCACCCGGGGGGCGCTCCGGGATCCCGCGGTCTTCGAGCGGGTGGCCCGGACGTTTCCCGCGGTGGCGGCGTGGCTGGACCTGCGGCCCGAGGCGATCTCGGGGGTGCTCGCGATGGGGGGCCTGGACAACCGCTGGACCGGGCTCGCCGACGCGTCCGGGCCCGTGGTCACCGGGCTGGTCGGGATCGGGGACGCGGTCACGTACACCAATCCCACGATGGGCCAGGGCGTGGCCCTGGCTCTCCGCGCGGCGCAGTGGGTGGCCCGGCAGGCCGGCACCGCCGGGGACGAGCCGGCGTCGTTCGCCGCCGACTACCACCGCTGGACCGAGCAGGCGCTGCGCCCGTGGTTCGACATCCAGGTCGCCATGGACCGGGCCAACGAGGCCCAGCTCAGGAGCCCCGCACGGGCGTCGGCGCAGCCGCCGACCGCGGTGGCCCGCGAGAAGGCGGCGCTGTCCGCCTGTTCCTGGGACGACCCGGTCGTGATGCGGGCGCGGGCCCGTATCCGGCATCTCGTCCTGCCCGCCGATCAGGCGTACGGCACCGAAGAAGTGCGCGCCCGCCTGGCGTGCTGGCTGGCGGACCACCCGGATTTCACACCCGGATTCGACGGCCCCGCACGGGAGGAGTGGGAGTCCGCCGTGCGGCGCACGGAGACGGCGACGGTGCCCGGTCGGGCACCGTCGCGATGA
- a CDS encoding NF041680 family putative transposase, which yields MTLSHHAVGQDPFAELSRFRGEFYSCLTRRADALFELADAVLCADGPVRSLVELSLVGEHRRGHGGLYDALSAGRVDVARLRRALAAVPLPRAADGRLVLAADLTCWLRPSAHTSPQRILCHTYGRGKDQHIPVPGWPYSVICALETGRSSWTAPLDALRLAPGDDAATVTAGQMRDLVERLIAAGQWKDGDPEILIVVDAGYDVPRLAFLLKDLPVQVLGRMRSDRVLRRAVPCREPGVRGRPPRHGGEFVFGDPATWGTPDAQTVTATRLYGAAIARAWDRLHPRLTHRSAWTAQLGALPVIEGTVIRLQVEHLPSGATPKPVWLWWSGTDATTGDVDLLWQAFLRRFDIEHTFRLFKQTLGWTCPKIRSPEAADRWTWLTLVVFTQLRLARPLAADLRRPWEKPSPPDKLTPARVRRDFRHLRPKAACPAGAPKSSRPGPGRPPGRRNNQPTARYDVHTVGKPGPAKRRTKKSTTPRPRRTG from the coding sequence ATGACTCTGTCGCACCATGCTGTCGGGCAGGATCCGTTTGCGGAACTGTCACGCTTCCGGGGTGAGTTCTACTCCTGTCTGACCAGGCGTGCGGATGCGCTGTTCGAACTCGCGGACGCGGTGCTGTGTGCGGACGGTCCCGTCCGGTCGCTGGTGGAACTGTCGCTGGTGGGTGAACACCGTCGCGGACACGGCGGGCTCTACGACGCCCTGTCTGCAGGCCGGGTCGACGTCGCGCGGCTGCGACGGGCTCTGGCGGCGGTGCCGCTGCCGCGGGCGGCGGACGGCCGGCTGGTCCTGGCCGCCGACCTCACCTGCTGGCTGCGGCCCAGCGCGCACACCTCACCACAGCGGATCCTGTGCCACACCTACGGACGGGGCAAGGACCAGCACATTCCCGTGCCCGGCTGGCCCTACTCGGTGATCTGTGCGCTGGAGACGGGCCGCAGTTCCTGGACCGCACCGCTGGACGCGCTGCGTCTGGCGCCGGGCGATGATGCTGCCACTGTCACCGCCGGGCAGATGCGTGACCTTGTCGAGCGGCTGATCGCGGCGGGGCAGTGGAAGGACGGCGACCCGGAGATCCTGATCGTGGTGGATGCCGGCTACGACGTGCCCCGTCTGGCCTTTCTGCTGAAGGACCTACCGGTGCAGGTACTGGGCCGGATGCGCTCGGACCGTGTCCTGCGACGCGCGGTCCCATGCCGCGAGCCCGGTGTCCGGGGGCGGCCGCCCCGCCACGGCGGCGAGTTCGTCTTCGGTGACCCCGCCACCTGGGGCACTCCCGATGCCCAGACGGTGACCGCAACCCGCCTCTACGGCGCCGCCATCGCACGGGCCTGGGACCGTCTTCACCCGAGACTGACCCACCGCTCTGCCTGGACGGCCCAGCTCGGCGCCCTGCCGGTCATCGAAGGAACCGTGATCCGTTTGCAGGTCGAGCACCTGCCCAGCGGCGCGACACCGAAGCCGGTCTGGCTGTGGTGGTCAGGCACCGACGCCACCACCGGCGACGTCGACCTGCTCTGGCAGGCATTCCTGCGACGCTTCGACATCGAGCACACCTTCCGCCTGTTCAAGCAGACCCTGGGCTGGACCTGCCCGAAGATCCGCAGCCCCGAAGCCGCCGACCGCTGGACCTGGCTGACCCTGGTGGTCTTCACCCAGCTCCGACTCGCCCGCCCGCTGGCCGCCGACCTCCGACGGCCGTGGGAGAAGCCGAGCCCGCCGGACAAACTGACCCCCGCACGAGTCCGCCGAGATTTCCGGCACCTCCGCCCGAAGGCTGCCTGTCCTGCCGGAGCACCGAAATCCTCACGGCCCGGCCCAGGACGGCCACCCGGCCGCAGAAACAACCAACCCACCGCACGCTACGACGTGCACACAGTCGGCAAACCAGGCCCCGCAAAGCGACGGACGAAAAAGTCAACAACCCCCCGTCCCCGCCGCACAGGATAA
- a CDS encoding SHOCT domain-containing protein, which produces MDDYPLLNLFWTMLWFFLWIMWLFLLFRVIMDIFRSDDLHGWAKAGWLVLALVLPYVGVLIYVIARGKSMGSRDLKDARDRDAAFKAYVREAAGTDTAGGATKSSHVEDLTRLADLKDKGAITDEEYQQAKAKLLV; this is translated from the coding sequence ATGGACGATTACCCGCTGCTCAACCTCTTCTGGACCATGCTGTGGTTCTTCCTCTGGATCATGTGGCTGTTCCTTCTGTTCCGCGTGATCATGGACATCTTCCGCAGCGACGACCTGCACGGATGGGCCAAGGCCGGCTGGCTGGTCCTGGCTCTGGTGCTGCCGTACGTGGGCGTCCTGATCTACGTGATCGCCCGCGGCAAGTCCATGGGGTCGCGCGACTTGAAGGACGCGAGGGACCGGGACGCGGCCTTCAAGGCCTACGTGAGAGAGGCCGCGGGCACGGACACCGCGGGCGGCGCGACGAAGAGCAGCCACGTCGAGGATCTGACGAGACTCGCCGACCTCAAGGACAAGGGCGCGATCACGGACGAGGAGTACCAGCAAGCGAAGGCGAAGCTCCTCGTCTGA
- a CDS encoding ABC transporter permease, with translation MTPPLRRTRLRPTDMLRLGMIGPRTRKMRSALSALGISLGIAAVIAVTGISASNQAHLLERLDRLGSNLITVAPGNGPDQKPVPLPPTAEKMLANIAPVQQVTATGATKAQVYRNDLVPAQQTNSLTVLAARLNLLDVLHATLQSGHWLDKASENLPMTVLGDQAALRLGVTAPGERVWLGGQWFVVTGILAPNELAPELGTAALVGWPEATAHLGADGTAAMVYLRAHPERVPDVQTVAGATADPANPSTVAVSRPSDLYTARAETKNSLTGLVLALAAVALLVGGVGIANTMVVGVMERRGEVGLRRALGARGGQIAVQFLIEAVLMGLIGGVGGLFVGGLAVYGYALAQGWPASIPLYTVIAGPLVSVLVAAVAGIYPALRAARVSPTDALRSA, from the coding sequence ATGACGCCACCCCTGCGACGCACCCGGCTGCGCCCGACGGACATGCTGCGCCTCGGCATGATCGGACCGCGCACCCGCAAGATGCGCTCCGCCCTGTCCGCACTCGGCATCTCCCTGGGCATCGCCGCCGTCATCGCCGTGACCGGGATCTCCGCCTCCAACCAGGCGCACCTGCTGGAGCGCCTGGACCGGCTCGGCTCCAACCTGATCACCGTCGCCCCCGGCAACGGCCCCGACCAGAAGCCGGTGCCGCTGCCGCCCACGGCCGAGAAGATGCTGGCCAACATCGCCCCCGTGCAACAGGTCACCGCGACCGGGGCCACCAAGGCCCAGGTCTACCGCAACGACCTGGTCCCGGCGCAGCAGACCAACAGCCTCACCGTGCTGGCCGCCCGGCTCAACCTGCTCGACGTCCTGCACGCCACCCTGCAGAGCGGACACTGGCTGGACAAGGCGAGCGAGAACCTCCCCATGACCGTGCTCGGCGACCAGGCCGCACTCCGGCTCGGCGTGACCGCGCCGGGCGAGCGGGTCTGGCTGGGCGGACAGTGGTTCGTCGTCACCGGAATCCTGGCACCGAACGAGCTCGCACCCGAGCTCGGCACCGCCGCCCTGGTCGGCTGGCCCGAAGCCACCGCCCACCTGGGCGCGGACGGCACCGCCGCCATGGTCTACCTCAGGGCCCACCCCGAACGCGTCCCTGACGTACAGACCGTTGCCGGAGCCACCGCCGACCCCGCCAACCCGAGCACGGTCGCCGTCAGCCGCCCTTCCGACCTGTACACGGCACGGGCCGAGACCAAGAACTCCCTCACCGGACTCGTCCTCGCCCTCGCAGCGGTCGCCCTGCTCGTGGGCGGCGTCGGCATCGCCAACACCATGGTGGTGGGAGTGATGGAACGCCGCGGCGAGGTCGGACTGCGCCGCGCGCTGGGCGCCCGAGGCGGCCAGATCGCCGTCCAGTTCCTCATCGAGGCCGTACTGATGGGCCTCATCGGAGGAGTCGGCGGGCTGTTCGTGGGCGGCCTCGCGGTCTACGGCTACGCCCTCGCACAGGGCTGGCCCGCCTCCATCCCGCTCTACACGGTCATCGCCGGACCCCTGGTATCAGTGCTGGTAGCGGCCGTCGCCGGAATCTACCCGGCACTGCGCGCAGCCAGGGTGTCCCCGACAGACGCCCTGCGTTCGGCCTGA
- a CDS encoding SPFH domain-containing protein, with amino-acid sequence MLFWHVPAPNEAMLISGSKRQTQDTQFRIVTGHGSFVLPIKQKARMLSLALREAEITEDCVTQQGIRLTVRAVSVFKVGDDAVSIANAARRFLSEQNQMEELVGRIFAGHLRSIVGGLTVEQIIRERSRVSQEVIAGSHGEMEKLGIVVDALQIQEIDDATGYIDNLAAPHAAAVAGQARIARAKADQQAAEREQQASALKAEYERDTAIKRAGFLAETEQYNARAAQAGPLAQARASHEVIDEQTALAQRQAGLAAQRLEAEVGRPADAEAYRQRTLAEAARDQVKFQADGSAYAERTLAQAQADANTARAVSLREGNQELIAANRIVENLPALADAAARGMSGASLTVLNGTDGVNQMAAGVVGQGLAILQSLQRGTDSGTDSGAAPDRDTGDRDQDQDRTPRIADAE; translated from the coding sequence ATGTTGTTCTGGCATGTTCCCGCCCCCAACGAGGCGATGCTCATATCGGGTTCGAAGCGGCAGACGCAGGACACGCAGTTCCGGATAGTCACCGGCCACGGAAGCTTCGTCCTTCCGATCAAACAGAAGGCGCGGATGCTGTCCCTCGCGCTCCGGGAGGCGGAGATCACCGAGGACTGCGTCACCCAGCAGGGCATCCGCCTCACGGTCCGGGCCGTTTCCGTCTTCAAGGTCGGCGACGACGCCGTGTCCATCGCCAACGCCGCGCGGCGCTTCCTGTCCGAGCAGAACCAGATGGAGGAGCTCGTCGGCCGGATCTTCGCCGGACATCTGCGTTCCATCGTCGGCGGACTGACCGTGGAACAGATCATCCGGGAACGCAGCCGGGTCTCCCAGGAGGTCATCGCGGGCAGCCACGGTGAGATGGAGAAGCTCGGCATCGTCGTGGACGCCCTCCAGATCCAGGAGATCGACGATGCCACCGGGTACATCGACAACCTGGCCGCCCCGCACGCCGCCGCGGTCGCCGGACAGGCCCGGATCGCGCGTGCCAAGGCCGATCAGCAGGCCGCCGAACGCGAGCAGCAGGCCTCCGCGCTCAAGGCCGAGTACGAACGGGACACCGCGATCAAGAGGGCCGGATTCCTCGCCGAGACGGAGCAGTACAACGCCCGGGCCGCCCAGGCCGGGCCGCTCGCGCAGGCCAGGGCATCGCACGAGGTCATCGACGAACAGACCGCGCTGGCCCAGCGCCAGGCGGGACTGGCCGCCCAGCGGCTGGAGGCGGAGGTCGGGCGCCCGGCGGACGCCGAGGCCTACCGGCAGCGCACGCTGGCAGAGGCAGCCCGTGATCAGGTGAAGTTCCAGGCGGACGGAAGCGCGTACGCCGAACGGACCCTCGCCCAGGCTCAGGCGGACGCCAACACGGCCCGCGCCGTGTCGCTGCGGGAAGGCAACCAGGAACTCATCGCGGCCAACCGCATCGTGGAGAACCTGCCGGCTCTGGCCGACGCGGCCGCCCGCGGGATGTCGGGAGCCAGCCTCACCGTGCTCAACGGCACCGACGGTGTCAACCAGATGGCGGCGGGCGTCGTCGGCCAGGGGCTGGCGATCCTTCAGTCGCTCCAGCGCGGCACGGACAGCGGCACGGACAGCGGGGCGGCCCCGGACCGGGACACAGGGGACCGGGACCAGGACCAGGACCGGACACCCAGGATCGCCGACGCGGAATGA
- a CDS encoding response regulator transcription factor produces the protein MRVLIVEDEVDLATMLAEGLRAEGMVCEVAHDGARALEMTAAAEYDVLLLDRNLPTLSGDAVCRALNTAGYPARILMLTAAGALADLVDGLGQGADDYLAKPFSYLELIARLRALGRRSPAGSSATVLSRHGVNLDTVRRVSERDGRPLKLTPKELGVLELLLAADGAPVHTEQLRDSLWDAALDPATTAVRVTVHSLRRKLGDPPLITTDPGYGYRL, from the coding sequence ATGCGAGTGCTGATCGTCGAGGACGAGGTGGACCTGGCCACGATGCTCGCCGAGGGCCTGCGCGCCGAGGGAATGGTCTGCGAGGTCGCCCACGACGGCGCCCGCGCGCTCGAAATGACGGCCGCCGCCGAGTACGACGTCCTGCTCCTGGACCGTAACCTGCCCACCCTGAGTGGGGACGCCGTCTGCCGGGCCCTGAACACAGCCGGCTACCCGGCCAGAATCCTGATGCTCACCGCCGCCGGCGCCCTGGCCGACCTGGTCGACGGCCTCGGCCAGGGCGCCGACGACTACCTGGCCAAACCCTTCTCGTACCTGGAGCTGATCGCCCGGCTGCGCGCGCTGGGCCGCCGCTCCCCTGCCGGCAGCAGTGCCACCGTGCTGAGCAGGCACGGCGTCAACCTGGACACCGTGCGCAGGGTTTCCGAACGCGACGGCCGGCCACTGAAGCTGACACCCAAGGAGCTCGGTGTGCTGGAACTACTGCTGGCCGCGGACGGCGCCCCGGTCCACACCGAGCAACTGCGGGACAGCCTGTGGGACGCGGCGCTGGACCCGGCCACCACCGCCGTCCGGGTCACCGTCCACTCGCTGCGCCGCAAGCTCGGCGACCCGCCACTGATCACCACCGACCCCGGCTACGGGTACCGGCTGTGA
- a CDS encoding Rmf/CrpP fold protein: MVGTREDITRAVIEGTEAGRRGDPPTVCPYPRTSLLRTAWIRG; the protein is encoded by the coding sequence ATGGTGGGTACACGCGAGGACATCACACGGGCAGTGATCGAGGGAACCGAGGCCGGGCGCCGCGGCGACCCCCCGACCGTATGCCCGTACCCGCGTACGTCCCTGCTGCGTACCGCGTGGATCCGCGGCTAA
- a CDS encoding ABC transporter ATP-binding protein, whose product MSPQPPGRAPVLELSGITKEYPGSPPLRILHGIDLTVEAGELLAVVGPSGSGKSTLLALLGSLDRPTAGKLHFEGRDLSALSDPELAALRAHRIGFVFQQFFLLSGLTTVENVATGLLYSGAPASLRRTRAVEALREVGLGHRLRHHPDQLSGGEKQRVAIARALVGRPALLLADEPTGALDSVSGAAVVELLRTLNANGTTVVVITHDRELAASFPRRIALHDGRIDFDERGPHPAGAVR is encoded by the coding sequence ATGTCCCCTCAGCCACCCGGCAGGGCACCCGTGCTGGAACTCTCCGGCATCACCAAGGAGTACCCGGGATCACCGCCGCTGCGCATCCTGCACGGCATCGACCTCACCGTCGAAGCCGGGGAACTCCTCGCCGTGGTCGGCCCCTCCGGCTCCGGCAAGTCCACCCTCCTCGCGCTGCTCGGCTCCCTCGACCGGCCCACTGCGGGGAAGCTGCACTTCGAAGGACGCGACCTGTCCGCGCTCTCCGACCCCGAACTGGCCGCCCTGCGCGCCCACCGGATCGGCTTCGTCTTCCAGCAGTTCTTCCTGCTGTCCGGGCTCACCACGGTCGAGAACGTCGCCACCGGCCTCCTCTACAGCGGTGCCCCCGCCTCACTCCGGCGCACCAGAGCCGTCGAAGCCCTGCGCGAGGTGGGCCTCGGACACCGACTCCGCCACCACCCCGACCAGCTCTCCGGTGGCGAGAAGCAGCGCGTCGCCATCGCCCGCGCCCTGGTCGGCCGCCCCGCACTGCTGCTCGCCGACGAACCCACCGGAGCCCTGGACAGCGTCTCCGGCGCCGCCGTCGTCGAGCTGCTGCGCACCCTGAACGCCAACGGCACCACGGTCGTCGTCATCACCCACGACCGCGAGCTGGCCGCCTCCTTCCCCCGGCGAATCGCCCTCCACGACGGCCGCATCGACTTCGACGAACGCGGCCCGCACCCCGCAGGAGCTGTCCGATGA
- a CDS encoding peptidoglycan-binding domain-containing protein, with amino-acid sequence MSRTVETTAPADTSPAPTRKKRRKVVVALVLVAALGGSGALAAMRPWEHHGTASAQPSVSHGTVAVQKGSLSTGIQVGGALSYDTPTPVIASGHGTITALPAVGAVVKAGAKFYEVDGRPVVLLTGDRPMWRDLGPEISDGPDIEQLKRNLIKLGHADGLGLTADQKFTPATVTAVKRWQKSLGEKQTGTVTLGSVVMLPQATVRVQQLGAQLGSALGATAVMTVTGTDLVATAQPADSQLSQFKPNGRVTVKLADGSTINGRIRSLVHGGSGNGGDSGSDGADKTTVTIALDHQRQAEQAGPSSVTVTVVGETVSDALIVPVTALLALDGGGYGVQVVSGTTTRLVRIQLGLVADAKAQITGDVQAGAQVVIPK; translated from the coding sequence ATGAGCCGCACTGTGGAGACCACCGCCCCCGCCGACACCTCGCCCGCTCCCACGCGAAAGAAGCGCCGTAAGGTCGTCGTCGCGCTCGTCCTGGTCGCCGCGCTCGGCGGCTCGGGTGCGCTCGCCGCGATGCGCCCCTGGGAGCACCACGGCACCGCTTCCGCGCAGCCGTCCGTCAGCCACGGCACCGTCGCGGTGCAGAAGGGCTCGCTGTCCACCGGCATCCAGGTCGGCGGCGCGCTCAGCTACGACACCCCGACTCCCGTCATCGCCTCCGGCCACGGAACCATCACCGCCCTGCCCGCCGTCGGCGCCGTCGTCAAGGCGGGAGCGAAGTTCTACGAGGTCGACGGACGGCCCGTGGTGCTGCTCACCGGGGACCGGCCGATGTGGCGCGACCTCGGCCCCGAAATCAGTGACGGACCCGACATCGAACAGCTCAAACGCAACCTGATCAAGCTCGGCCACGCCGACGGACTCGGTCTGACGGCCGACCAGAAGTTCACCCCTGCCACCGTCACCGCCGTCAAGCGCTGGCAGAAGTCCCTCGGCGAGAAGCAGACGGGGACGGTCACGCTCGGCAGCGTCGTCATGCTGCCTCAGGCGACCGTGCGGGTGCAGCAGCTCGGCGCACAGCTCGGCTCGGCCCTAGGGGCCACCGCGGTCATGACCGTGACCGGCACCGACCTGGTCGCCACCGCGCAGCCCGCCGACAGCCAGCTCTCCCAGTTCAAGCCCAATGGCCGGGTGACCGTGAAGCTGGCCGACGGCAGCACCATCAATGGACGCATTCGCTCACTGGTCCACGGCGGTTCCGGCAACGGCGGGGACAGCGGCTCGGACGGCGCGGACAAGACCACCGTCACCATCGCACTGGACCACCAGCGACAGGCCGAGCAGGCCGGGCCCTCCTCCGTGACCGTCACCGTCGTCGGCGAGACCGTCAGCGACGCGCTCATCGTCCCCGTCACCGCGCTGCTCGCCCTGGACGGCGGCGGCTACGGAGTCCAGGTCGTCTCCGGCACCACCACCCGGCTCGTCAGGATCCAGCTGGGACTGGTCGCCGACGCCAAGGCGCAGATCACCGGGGACGTCCAAGCCGGCGCCCAGGTGGTGATCCCGAAGTGA